The genomic interval TTATGGCAAAGGCAAAGTTTGAGCGAACCAAGCCGCATGTGAATATCGGGACGATCGGTCATGTTGACCATGGCAAGACGGCATTGACTGCGGCAATAACCAA from candidate division WOR-3 bacterium carries:
- a CDS encoding GTP-binding protein, coding for MAKAKFERTKPHVNIGTIGHVDHGKTALTAAIT